From Primulina huaijiensis isolate GDHJ02 chromosome 15, ASM1229523v2, whole genome shotgun sequence, one genomic window encodes:
- the LOC140958484 gene encoding uncharacterized protein, translated as MPPRRQVGRPRGGGVHRHEYGEGQRQERQGPPPPPPDMNAQMLAGMTQFFAQFAGNNAVAARQTGPEAVCERFMKMRPKEFSGTTDPLVAEGWIKSLEVIFEFMGLEDGDRVRCATYLFGGDARLWWEGATVALDLTTLSWTRFTEVFYSKYFTDEVRSRLTREFMTLRQGDTTVTEFIRKFERGCHFVPLIANDAGAKLRHFMDGLRPILRRDVRVAGPTTYDVAVSRALAAEQDQNDIERDRQGKRPFQAPHRPPQQQHQNKRPFHGPHRNRGQQQQQQGRAVPRTVEYPVCAKCSRRHAGTCMYGSGKCYKCGSTDHILKNCPQKNLPTQGRVFALHAAETNPETMLMTGILNL; from the coding sequence atgcctcctagacgccaggttggacgcccgagaggtggtgGTGTTCACCGTCATGAATACGGTGAGGGtcagaggcaagagaggcagggacctccaccccctccaccagacatgaatgcccagatgttagctgggatgactcagttcttcgcgcagtttgcggggaacaacgctgtggcagccagacagacggggcctgaagctgtctgtgagcggttcatgaagatgaggccgaaagagttctcggggacgacagatcctttggttgcagagggctggattaaatcccttgaggttattttcgagttcatggggcttgaagatggagatagggttcgttgtgcgacttatctgtttggaggagacgctcgtctgtggtgggaaggagcaacTGTAGCTTTGGATTTGACTActttgagctggacgcgcttcaccgaggtattctactctaaatattttactgacgaggtgcgttccaggttgaccagggagtttatgaccctgaggcaagGAGACacgactgttacggagtttatccgtaaatttgagaggggttgtcactttgtacccctaattgcaaatgacgctggtgcaaaattgaggcattttatggatggtctgcggccgatcttgcgccgtgatgttagggtggctggccctactacctatgatgttgctgtttccagggctctagcggcagagcaagatcagaacGATATTGAGCGCGATCGCCAGGGTAAACGACCATTTCAGGCACCACATCGCCCTccccagcagcagcatcagaataagagacctttccacggtccacacaggaacagagggcagcagcagcagcaacagggGCGGGCAGTCCCGAGAACAgtggagtatccagtctgtgccaagtgctcacgtcgtcatgctgggacttgtatgtatggttcgggaaagtgttacaaatgtggtagtactgaccacatattgaagaattgtcctcagaagaatctgcctacccaaggcagagtttttgctctccatgctgcggagactaacccagagacgatgctcatgacaggtatcctaaatctttaa